From the Osmerus eperlanus chromosome 21, fOsmEpe2.1, whole genome shotgun sequence genome, one window contains:
- the cul4a gene encoding cullin-4A: MAEDIRQDKKANFSALTEHNNNGVTRTSALASNKTGASKKLIIKNFKDRPKLAENYTEDTWLKLRDAVGAIQNSTSIKYNLEELYQAVENLCSYKVSPTLYKQLRQVCEDHVQAQIHQFREESLDSLSFLKRMNRCWQDHCRQTIMIRSIFLFLDRTYVLQNSLLPSIWDTGLELFRTHIVSDSAVQTRTVDGILEQIERERNGETVDRSLLRSLLGMLSDLQVYKESFEERFLTETNRLYAAEGQRLMQERDVPEYLHHVARRLEEENDRVISYLDQSTQKPLISCVEKQLLGEHMTAVLQKGLGILLDENRVTELSLLYQLFSKVKGGLPTLLQFWRDYIKSFGGEIVGTPEKDKDMVQELLDFKDKMDNVAQGCFNRNESFINAMKEAFESFINKRPNKPAELIAKYVDSKLRAGNKEATEEELERILDKIMIIFRFIHGKDVFEAFYKKDLAKRLLVGKSASVDAEKSMLSKLKHECGAAFTSKLEGMFKDMELSKDVMIQFKQYTQNQSEPSNIELTVNILTMGYWPSYTPMEVHLPPEMVKLQEVFKLFYLGKHSGRKLQWQPTLGHAVLRTQFKEGKKELQVSLFQTLVLLMFNEGEEFSMEEIRSATGIEEGELRRTLQSLACGKARVLNKSPRGKDVEDGDRFNFNNDFRHKLFRIKINQIQMKETVEEQVSTTERVFQDRQYQIDAAVVRIMKMRKTLSHNLLVSELYNQLKFPVKPGDLKKRIESLIDRDYMERDKESPNQYHYVA; the protein is encoded by the exons ATGGCAGAAGATATACGACAGGACAAGAAAGCCAATTTTTCTGCTCTGACTGAGCACAATAACAACGGAGTGACGAGGACATCAGCATTGGCCTCCAACAAAACTGGCGCCTCAAAGAAATTGATCATAAAAAATTTCAAAG ACAGGCCAAAGCTGGCAGAAAACTACACAGAGGACACATGGCTGAAGCTGAGAGATGCTGTTGGTGCTATCCAGAACAGCACCTCCATCAAGTACAACCTGGAAGAACTCTATCAG GCTGTGGAGAATCTGTGCTCTTATAAGGTCTCCCCCACACTCTACAAGCAGCTGCGGCAGGTCTGTGAGGACCACGTCCAGGCCCAGATCCACCAGTTCCGAGAA GAGTCCTTGGACAGCCTGTCCTTCCTGAAGAGGATGAATCGCTGCTGGCAAGACCACTGCAGACAGACG ATCATGATCCGGAGCATATTTCTGTTCCTGGACCGCACCTATGTGCTGCAAAACTCCTTACTTCCTTCAATCTG GGATACCGGTCTGGAACTGTTCCGCACCCACATCGTGAGCGACAGCGCGGTCCAGACGCGCACGGTCGACGGGATTTTGGAGCAGATTGAGCGCGAGCGCAACGGAGAGACGGTGGACCGCAGCCTGCTGCGGAGTCTACTGGGCATGCTCTCAGACCTGCAG GTGTATAAGGAGTCATTTGAGGAGAGGTTCCTGACTGAGACTAACAGACTGTACGCTGCTGAGGGGCAGAGGCTGATGCAGGAGAGAGAC GTCCCCGAGTACCTGCATCACGTGGCACGTCGTTTGGAGGAGGAGAACGACCGCGTCATCAGCTACCTCGACCAGAGCACGCA GAAGCCACTCAtctcctgtgtggagaagcaacTGCTGGGAGAACACATGACGGCCGTGCTTCAGAAAG GTCTGGGCATCCTGCTGGATGAGAACCGCGTGACGGAGCTGTCCCTTCTCTACCAGCTGTTCAGCAAGGTGAAGGGAGGACTCCCTACACTGCTGCAGTTCTGGAGAGACTACATCAAG AGTTTCGGAGGAGAGATCGTGGGGACCCCGGAGAAAGACAAGGACATGGTCCAGGAGCTGCTGGACTTCAAGGACAAGATGGACAACGTGGCCCAGGGCTGCTTCAACAGGAACGAGAGCTTCATCAACGCCATGAAGGAGGCCTTCGAGAGCTTCATCAACAAGAGGCCCAACAAACCTGCCGAGCTCATAG CTAAGTACGTGGACTCCAAACTGCGGGCGGGCAACAAGGAGGCCaccgaggaggagctggagagaatcCTGGACAAGATCATGATCATCTTCCGCTTCATCCACG gtaaAGACGTGTTTGAGGCCTTCTACAAGAAGGACCTGGCCAAGCGGCTGCTTGTGGGAAAGAGTGCCTCCGTGGATGCAGAGAAGTCTATGCTGTCTAAACTCAAACATG AGTGCGGCGCAGCCTTCACCTCCAAGCTAGAGGGGATGTTTAAGGACATGGAGCTGTCCAAAGATGTCATGATTCAGTtcaaacag TACACCCAGAACCAGAGTGAGCCCAGCAACATTGAGCTGACGGTCAACATCCTCACCATGGGCTACTGGCCCTCCTACACACCTATGGAGGTCCACCTGCCTCCAGAG ATGGTGAAGCTGCAGGAGGTGTTCAAGCTGTTCTACCTGGGCAAGCACAGCGGCCGCAAGCTGCAGTGGCAGCCCACCCTGGGCCACGCCGTGCTCAGAACCCAGTTCAAAGAG ggtaaGAAGGAGCTGCAGGTGTCCTTGTTCCAGACCTTGGTGCTGCTCATGTTCAACGAGGGGGAGGAGTTTAGCATGGAGGAGATCCGCTCAGCCACAGGCATAG AGGAGGGCGAGCTGAGGCGCACGCTGCAGTCCCTGGCCTGCGGCAAGGCGCGCGTCCTCAACAAGAGCCCCCGAGGGAAAGACGTGGAGGACGGGGACCGCTTCAACTTCAACAACGACTTCAGACACAAGCTGTTCCGCATCAAGATCAACCAGATCCAGATGAAGGAGACG gtggaggagcaggtgagcACCACGGAGCGTGTGTTCCAGGACAGGCAGTACCAGATTGACGCGGCGGTGGTGCGCATCATGAAGATGAGGAAGACCCTCAGCCACAACCTGCTGGTGTCGGAGCTCTACAACCAGCTCAAGTTCCCTGTCAAG CCGGGAGACCTGAAGAAACGGATCGAGTCGCTCATCGACAGAGACTACATGGAGCGTGACAAGGAGAGCCCCAACCAGTACCACTACGTCGCTTGA
- the lamp1a gene encoding lysosome-associated membrane glycoprotein 1a → MANKYSSVGVAVYLAILGCLTLAQAVNLEVKQGNSTCIKAELSALLTIPYDTVNGTNTAQVSLPNSTTVDVSASSCGEDGRAPWLVGIFGAGHTLGLGFSTNGSLYSVANLSLQYNLSDTSVFPLANSSDVVTLITSSVGILAQVNTTYRCLTATPVPVGVATVTFSGMKLEAYMPGDDLSPNESVCTADQSATTTAPPPATTAAPATTAAPAPTPPGTPDRGDYAVTNGNNTVCLLARMALQLNVSYVSSSQNKTIQALFNLQPNQTSSSGSCGPTSATLVLMQEQTTNLSFTFTLNITSKRYHLSGLSLSAAWPDMATPVSASNSTLTDLPGTLGMSYMCSAEQVLEVTPAFSLNTFKLQVQPFGLSGDQFATAEECQVDQDNMLIPIIVGAALAGLVLIVLVAYLIGRKRSHAGYQTI, encoded by the exons ATGGCCAACAAATATTCTTCTGTAGGAGTGGCTGTATATTTGGCTATTCTAG GTTGCCTGACCTTGGCACAAGCTGTCAACCTGGAGGTGAAGCAAGGGAACTCAACCTGCATCAAAGCTGAACTCTCCGCCCTGCTTACCATCCCATATGACACTGTCAACGGCACG aACACAGCGCAGGTCTCCCTCCCTAACTCGACGACTGTTGACGTCAGCGCCAGCTCGTGTGGAGAGGACGGCCGCGCCCCCTGGCTGGTGGGCATTTTCGGGGCGGGTCACACCCTGGGCCTGGGCTTCTCCACCAATGGCAGCTTGTACAGCGTGGCCAACTTGTCTCTGCAGTACAACCTGAGCGATACCTCTGTCTTCCCATTGGCCAACAGTTCGG ATGTGGTCACCTTGATAACATCATCAGTGGGGATCTTAGCTCAGGTCAACACTACCTACAGATGCCTCACGGCCACGCCCGTACCTGTGGGTGTAGCCACAGTGACCTTCTCTGGGATGAAGCTGGAGGCCTACATGCCTGGAGACGACCTCAGCCCCAACG agagtgtgtgtacggcCGATCAGAGCGCCACCACCACggcccccccacccgccaccacaGCCGCTCCCGCCACCACAGCCGctcccgcccccacccctcccggAACACCTGACCGGGGTGACTATGCCGTAACCAATGGTAACAACACTGTGTGCCTGCTGGCACGCATGGCACTGCAGCTCAATGTTAGCTATGTGTCATCATCCCAGAACAAG ACCATCCAGGCTCTCTTCAACCTGCAGCCCAATCAGACGAGCAGCTCGGGGTCATGTGGCCCCACCAGCGCCACCTTGGTGTTGATGCAGGAGCAGACCACCAACCTCAGCTTCACCTTCACACTG AACATCACGTCTAAGAGGTACCACCTGAGTGGCCTGAGTTTGTCTGCAGCCTGGCCCGACATGGCGA ctccagtGTCAGCAAGTAACAGTACCCTGACTGACCTGCCGGGGACACTGGGGATGTCCTACATGTGCAGTGCTGAGCAGGTTCTGGAGGTGACCCCGGCCTTCTCTCTGAACACCTTCAAGCTGCAGGTCCAGCCCTTCGGCCTCTCCGGAGACCAGTTTGCAACCG CGGAGGAGTGCCAGGTGGACCAGGACAACATGTTGATCCCCATCATTGTTGGAGCAGCTCTGGCTGGTCTGGTGCTCATCGTTCTCGTGGCGTACCTCATCGGTAGGAAGAGGAGTCATGCTGGATACCAGACTATTTAA